The Schistocerca gregaria isolate iqSchGreg1 chromosome 2, iqSchGreg1.2, whole genome shotgun sequence genome contains the following window.
gcaggcaggtcagttggtaaatcacgtgggtgctttcacatgtggctctccctttgattgtgtacaccttccgggttacaggactggagtaggtggtggtgggagggtgcataggacaggttttacaccgggggcggttgcaagggtaggagccagagggtagggggggtggtttggggatttcatagggatgaaccaagaggttacgaaggttaggtggacggcggaaagacactcttggtggagtggggaggatttcatgaaggatggatctcatttcggggcaggattttaggaagtcgtatccctgctggagagccacattcaaggtctgatccagtcctgggaagtattctgttacaagtggggcacttttggggttcttctgtgagaggttctgggtttgaggggatgaggaagtggctctggttatctgcttctgtaccaggttgggagggtagttgcgggatgcgaaagctgttttcaggttgttggtgtaatggtcgagggattcaggactggagcagattcgtttgccacgaaggcctaggctgtagggaagggaccgtttgatatggaatgggtggcagctgtcataatggaggtactgttgcttgttggtgggtttgatgtggacggatgtgtgcagctggccattggacatgtgtgtgtgtgtgtgcgagtgtatacctgtccttttttttcccctaagggaagtctttccgctcccgggattggaatgactccttaccctctcccttaaaacccacaccctttcatttttccctctccttccttccttcctgacgaagcaactgccagttgcgaaagcttgtaattctgtgtgtgtgtgtgtgtgtgttttgttcatgtgcctgtctgccggcgctttcccgcttggtaagtcttggaatctttatttttaatataaatagttacatttttttaagagatataacAGGAAAAATTTTTGCCAAAAATCTGAATAATTACTTTActtatttacttcagatttttagacATTACTATAACAAACATTTGGACTTAACCCGATGATGAAAAAAAGTGTTAAATAATGTTTTTAAGACATCTAAATTAAAGAATCCCCCCATCCACAACACACACAGGCATGCACACATATTATATACACCTTATTAATGTTGACATACCTCTTATTGGATCGGGCTCTGATACACGTCGGACCTGCCTGCGCTTTACAGTCCTACTCCAGTCTGTACCAGTCAACATTGAGTCAATTGATCGCCTCAAATATTCTTCTGCTTCATCAATAAGAGAATCCGTCGAGTCCCCACTCTCCAGTTCCATGTCTGCCCGTAGATCAGGCAGTGACTGGCCAGGGTGTCCTCGATGGTGCAATGGAGCATCTGTAGCCATTAAGATGTAATATGACTGTAATTAGTGTGATTGGAACTTTACTGTATGCCTTTAATgaaaatttcaacaaataaaatataaaaggcatctaattctaaaaaaaatttgtgctcgttttttaataattttgcacCAGCAGTTCAAAATATTGCTCTATTCTAGAAAGAAACTTTGAATTTTCAATAGAATGTCCATGTAAACTGAACATTCATGGCTAATTCAAAAGTGTGTGGCAAATTGGGACTCAAACTCAAAATATTTCCTCGATGTTTGCAGTGTTTTGACAAAAACAGTCATCCCACAACAAGCTCACAGCCTGAATCTGCACTAGTGTTCCagtttgatacaaattttaattGACAGAAAACTAATTTCATTTAAATTCTTAGAGTGAAACTTGTTTTCTGAAATGTGGAGCACAGGCTGTGGCTAACTCATTATCCAAAACATCCCTTCTATAAGATGTGCTAGTACAGAAAGGTGTCAAAGAAAGCCTCCCAGGAGCTTGGAAAAATAGACTAGAATAAAGGCAATTAAAACTTTTAGTAGGTCTAATGAGCTTGGATAGTACAGGTGCTAGACCACTGTACATTAACGACAAAGATGTGGGCTTCTGTCCCTGCCTGGCACACAGCTCTAATTGGCCTTGGAAGTTCATCTTTGCATTAAAAACACACATTGTTGCATTAAATTCCAAAAGCCAAAGGAGAAGCAAGGTATTAACTATAAATTCTTTGTAACTGTATGACACTAGCACATATAGGACTTAACCATTTTAGGACATTTAGAATGACACGTTTTCATATAGCATAAAAGTAATGCACAATCCTGAATTGATATTAGTTCACAAACCTGCACGGATACCTTGATACTAACTGAATACATATAGCAATACTGGACTGTAAAAGGCTCTACTCCCATGGCCAGTTTTTCAATGCTtactcatttcaaagagacacaaaCACAAATGACTTTTATCAAACGTGAAAGCAACTCATTTCTTCTAGCATTTGATTTTCCAGGGTGAATATAATAGTCTATAAAATAGTCTATAAAATAATCTATAAAAGGGATTGAAAGAAATGGATGCCTTTTATAACagacacaaaatattgtaaaagtaACTAGTTTTGAAAAAAGATATTTTGATACTacacaaatattttacatttttcttaccAAAGAAAGTAACTCTGTTTCTCGTTCTTGCTTTTGACAATCTTGCTTGGGGCTGTTTTGCAGACCAATATGATGGAGTATACAAGTCTGCTTCAGACTGTGGAGTAGCATAGGAAGGTGCAAATGGAGTAACGTGACCCCACCGGCAACGTGTTGGTGATGAGGGAACAGAACCCCATGTCGGCTTCTGCGGCACACCTGCTTTGTGATAGGAATCTGGAGAAGGTCTCCACGAGTATCTCCTTTTGGATTCAGGATATTCGTATGATGACTGATGGGTTATGGATGTCAGTGACCCACGATAACGAGTACTCCCTGGTACACTGTCCCATCCGAGCCTGTTTTGAGAACTACCATAGCTTATTGGGCCACTCTGTGAACAATCACAGGATGGAGACCAAGCATCCTTCCCATAATCACGAAAATGAGAATAGCCTGGAGATATCAGACTAGATCCTGTGTGCCCATCATGTCCTCCATTCACATTCTTCATATATGCATGAGCATGAGGGTAATTCCTACAGAGAGCAGGACCAACCACTCCAGTGCAACCTCCTTCAACTTCATCCTGGCAAAGATGATCTGCACTGCGTGAAAGCTCTGGTACCATACTTGTGAAGTTGATGTCAGACAGTAACGTTCTGCGTGCCTCTCGAGTTTTTTCAGAGAGTCGTAGGGAATACTTGTTTGGCAGTTGTTGCACTGGGAGTGTGAATTTTGATGGTAAGGTTGTAAAGTTGTGCGCCACCTTATGTGCTAAGTAGCTTTCAGATTTCCAGTGAGATGGTAATGCAGTGATATCAGTTTGTGCTTCAGACTCTCTTTTTATGGCATTCTTTTCTGAAAGAATGGGTCTCACTGGAGACTGTTTGCATTCAGAACCACTTGTTTTACTCACCACTGGTGAAAATTTTACAGTGGCGCTTCTTGGACTGGCAGAAAACAAAACTGTGCCATGGCCTCGGCTACCGGGCAGTGGGTCACGCACTATTGGCTGGTGGATAAGGGGATTTGGTAGAGTGTTTCTTCTGGACACACGTCCCTGTTGCTCAATTTCATCAACAACTCCACACTTTGATATGTCTGTTTCCACTAGTACAGATTGTGTCCATACTTTCGTCAGGTTAGATTCTTTTGACGCATCTTTAGCATCTTCTATTGATCCCCTGTCCTCACCATCTGTCTCTTGTGCCTCTTCAGGTAGTTCATCAAAATGGTCAGCATCAGAAAATTTCACCAAGACACTGCCCGGCTGCCAATTCTCTGCTTCAGTTATTGATACGAGGTCTTCCTGCAGCATGCCCAACTCTTTTGTTTCCTCTGTCGTAAATATGAGTTCGATGTCATCCACCTCTTCAGACTCGTTGTCAGACTCGCCGGCGTTCTTGCCACCCTGTGGGGATACCTGCTCCTGCTCACTGCATGCTGATTTGTCTCCACTGCTCTCTGACAGTGACTTGATGACTTGCACTTGTTCACCTTTGTGTGTCTTCGTCTCATCTGAATCCAGTTTAACAGCATCTCTATTGCCTTTATAAGCAACACTATTCTCAGTATTCTCTGTAATTTGATTTGCATTTTTTATAGCTGGAGAAATAGTTTGGAGATTATGTGCAGCTTGTGTAGTAGCTTCAGCACCTTTTACTGGCACAGATGAAGTAGTTATTCTTGCCTCTATATTATCCTGCACAGCTTCAACGGAGCTTCCTGTTTTACCTGGTAGATCCTTTCCTTCAACAATCAATTCTGAActttctttcagttttttgtttGTGGAAGACTCCATGTGTTCAGTAGCTTGCTCTACTGCAGACTGCTCCTCACGTGGGTGTAATACATTACCCACGGTTTCTGGAACATTTTTTACATCCAAAATTCGCTGCCGCAAAATGTGGTTTTCCAGTGAGAGTTTTTCAATTGTGTCTGTGTAAACAGCACTCGATCGCACTTTAAGTCGCAGTGCTTCCAATTCTGTACGTGACTTATCGAGGGCCACACGTAAGGCAACAACTGTCTGATGCAGTGCCCTCACTGTCTCCAGGTGCTGTGTGTCAGGGGCCAATGGAGCAAACATTTCCCCACATTCTGTGCTTTCCATTCAGCTTCTACTGTCATGACTATACCCTTATATCACTCAGACAATGACTTTTTGAAGCAATAATCCAAGATTTCTCACTCCCCTCAAAAGTAATTATGAATACTGCTCAGAGTGCCACAGGAGGACTACCTTCAACAATCTGAAACAAAAAGAGCAGATTGTAATATTATAACAATTGTCCATATTGTGGCAAGATACAAATGCTAGGTAATGATGAGAGAATCAAAGCAATATTCAAATGAGTATTTGATTGAGGAGCAACAATGTCAAAATTGTTTGCCAAGCTTCTGAAACATTTACTGAATTAACAGCTGAGTAAGCTAAGGTAGACTAAAGTTATCTTCACTTGTTGTGCATtagtaattatttaaatattacCAGTTATACAACTAAATCTTAATAAAAAGTAACTTGACACCATTGCAGAAAATATATACGCTTGCGAAAATTCTAACGCAAGGAAATCACTTGGAAAGTATTAAATATTGACAGCAGTgtaaaaaaataacaacaataattttcaGACTGTCATGTTGTTATCTGATGTGAATGTGTCTGTATTTATAATCCAAGACAGACTGATCTGTCATCATCAGTGCACATACATACATTGAATGTAATCAGTGATCCTGCTTTCAACAATGTAGTATACTGTTTATCCGATGATTAGCCTATTATAGCTTTTTCAACAAATCAAAATTGTCACTTCCTCAGCCTCACACACAACAGTAATTGAACAGGTAATATGGAGAAACTGAGAAAGCTTTAAATAAAATTGTCGTAGCACATGTCTAAATCGATAAGATTTTTCATAACAGAAAATATTGAACAACAGTCACTCAACAACTGCCCCAAGGCAGAGCAGTGGGGAGGCAGGGGAGGGGATAATTGAAAGGCCTCCACAGTTCACCTGACAAACAGCTTTCAGGTGCTGTCTGTGTCTGCTAAAGATCCTGAGCCATATGCAATCGGTTGCCCCATTTCCCAGGAAGCTTCTCAGCCTGCAAGATATGATCATTCACAGATAGTGAGGTTACTAGTAGCTCAGAGCTCCAATGTCAAGCACAAATGCGGCTCCTTAGGGATATTGCTACCAAGGAGAGGAAGAAGACCAGTGTGCAGTCTACAAGCATTCTGGAGGGGGCAGGGGGGCGGTGAGTCATCCCAGATGTGGagagggtgcttccagatgccatgaaaagcacagggtgcagccaactgcaagtggtgGCTCACGTTCGTTATAATGATATGTGTTGCTtgggattggaagagattctctctggtttcagacaGCTCTCCAAAGTAGgagagactgccagtcttgcttgcaagatgaaggtAGAGCTCACTATCTGTAGATCATCGATAGGATCAATTGCTGTCCTTTAGTAAGAGTCAAGTGGAAGGTCTGAAGCAGAAACTTAAACGGTTCCGTGATTGTGTAtgttgcagattcctcaacttttgTGGTAGGATTGTGGTGCTTCAGGTTCCAGTTAATAGGCAGGGGTCCATTTCACACAGAAGGCAGGCAGACAGATAGTGCAGGCTGTATGGAGTGGACTTCGTGATTTAAGTCAAAGTTTCTTGGAAAATTACAAAAAGGACTTCATTCTCAAAGGGTTCATGCCAAACAAAGGATATTAATACATCTAGTAAAAATTGGTGTTATAGTTTTAAGCtgttgtagttgtgttgggaaagaaccagagctccacgcCCTTGAAGAAAGCACTGAAGCCCAAATTGTTATATGTACTAGAAGCTGACTGAAGCCAGGGATAAGTTTTGCCAAAATTTTAACGAAAGACTTAACAATGTtctgaaaggacagattaaatacagttggtggtggcttgtttgttgttgttagcaGGAGTTTGTCTCGTAGAGAAGTTGAATGTGAGTTAGTGTGGGTAAAAGTCATacttgacaactggaataaattaataattgattgcTTTTACCGACTCcttgactcagatgatacagttgctgaacagtccaAAGAGAAGCTAAGTCTTGTTTCAAACAGGCACCCCACTATAATTATAGATAGTGGTGACTTCgatctaccctcaatatgttgggaaAAGCACATTTGCTGGTAAACAAAAATAATTGTCCCAAATCGtactaaatgaaaattatttcaaacatttaGTTCAGGAGCCCATTCAGAGTGTAAAAGGTTGTAAAAATATACTTGAGCTCTTATCCTGAGCAAAAagggagcatcatgacagatacagggattagtgactgcAAGATCATCATAATGAGGCAAAATACCATAACATCCAAGTCCACCAAAAATTAAAGCACATAAAAATTAACTTATTGCCTTCCTAAAAGACAGGCTTCACTCCTTTCAAACTATCTATATAAACACAGACAAGGtgtgacttaaattcaaagaaatagtatcaacagcaattgacagatttatacAAATCAAACTAATAAGAGACAGAACttacccccttggtacacaaaacaggtcagagcactgttgcagaagtacccaaaaaaccatgccaaatttgaaagaaagcaaaatctccaagattagcaatgttctacagaagctcgaaatttaacactGATATTTTTACTAATTTCAAAAATAGAATTCTGTCTCAAAACctcgtagaaaatccaaagagattctggtcatacataaactgCACCAGGGGCAAGATAGTCAATACTTTAATTGTGTGATTGCTATGGTAATGTTATTGATGACACTGCTGCTAAAGCAGGGTTACTAacacaattttccgaaattccatcatgaaagaagacacagtaaatattccaaaatttgaatcaAGAATACCTGCAACATGAGTAAGAAGTACATATCCTTGGTGAACtgaagcagctgaaatcacttaataaaggcaagtcttttggtccagattgtgcgccaattaggttcctttcaaagtacgCTGACATAAcagctctatatttagcaattacGTAAGATTGTTCACACATCAgaggatctgtacctaaagactggaaagttgcacgggccATCCCAAtaaccaagaaaggaaacaggagtaatcgcCTCAAATTACAGACCCTGTATCACTGATGTCAAgtagcagtagaattttggaagataTGTTGTGTTCGAAAATCACGGATTACAATGAAGAAAGTGGTTCATTGACACACAATCAGTATGGattcacaaaatattgttcttCTGAAGCACAACCACCTCTTTATTTGCACAAAGTAATGACtgttatcgacagaggatctcaaattgattccaaatttctagatttccagaagccttttgtcATTGCTGCTCAGAAGCAACTTATatagagtatcatctcagttgtgtgactggatttctgatttcctttcagagaggtaacagttcattgtaactgacagaaaatcatcaagtaaaacagaagtgatatcctattttccccaagaagatcaaaaacaatggtaaaatgattttgacaagatatctcaacttaaattggaattatcacacagataatattgtggggaaggtgaaccaaaataCATTTGGCAGATGcagcaggtctgctaaagagactgcctacattatgctCATCTGTCTGTCTTCTGGAGTActtgctgcatggtatgggatccttaccagataggactgatggcagAGATCAAAAATCTCCAAAGAGGGGTAGCTCACTTCATATTATCACAAAAaggagagagagtgtcatggaaatgATATGTGAGTTGGGGGTGGCAattgttaaaacaaaggcatttttcattgcgatgATATCCTcatgaaatttaagtcaccaactttctcctctcaatgtgaaaatattttgttgactactCTATGTTGGAAgaaatcatcatagtaaaataagacaaATAGGAGatggcacagaaagatttaagtgtttgtcttATATGCTGTTCACAAGTGGAATGGTAGTGAAATAGTCTAAAGATGTTGCTGAACACACTACCAGCCATTTAAGTGTCAGTTCCAGAATAGTCACGAAGGTGTAGATGTAGGAGTTGGTGACTGCATATCATGTAGGAGCCTCTTCTCAAGCTGGGATACTTACATTCATATGATGTTATTCATAATAAGTAACAagagaccgatggcctttgtagtctggtcccttcagcccccacaaaccaaccataatAAGCAACAGAAATCTTTTTGAAACAAGCTACAGTATCCATAAATGTGACACAAGACACAAACACAATTTGCACATAGAGACAGAGATCATTGTAAAAGGGAAAAAGATTATGATGGATGTAATGAACATCCTCAATATCAAACAACATATCAATAATATGCATAAATATGTCTCTGAAAGATGTCACAACATAACATTTATATTAACAGTTTTAGttaagagtttagtttagtttgatCAATTAAAGATTATCTCTAGAGCTACAAGAAAAACGGACATTAATGAGTAATCCTTTGAGCAGATAACAcagactgaaaatattttaaaaatttaaaactgtgcgGTTACAAATCTTGTCTACAGCTATTCCTCTGTCTTTGCAGCTTTTGAGTAAGTTCTTTtacaaagaaatttgacttttgacAACCTGGGATTAATCAGatataattttaaaacttttaaaatattttcagtctaTGTTACCTATTCAGATACttattcaaattaatgatgatgtaaataaaataaaaagaaacttccacatgggaaaattatattaaaaacagagattctaagacttaccaagcgggaaagtgctggcagacaggcacaatgaacaaaacacacacacacacacacacacacacacacacacacacacacacacacacagattctaagacatacacagacacaagcgctgtgtgtgtgtgtgtgtgtgtgtgtgtgtgtgtgtgtgtgtgtgtgtgtgtgtgcgcgcgcgcgagtgtacacctgtctttttttttcccctaagggaagtctttccactcccgggattgtaatgactccttaccctctcccttaaaacccacatcctttcgtctttccctc
Protein-coding sequences here:
- the LOC126334962 gene encoding uncharacterized protein LOC126334962 translates to MESTECGEMFAPLAPDTQHLETVRALHQTVVALRVALDKSRTELEALRLKVRSSAVYTDTIEKLSLENHILRQRILDVKNVPETVGNVLHPREEQSAVEQATEHMESSTNKKLKESSELIVEGKDLPGKTGSSVEAVQDNIEARITTSSVPVKGAEATTQAAHNLQTISPAIKNANQITENTENSVAYKGNRDAVKLDSDETKTHKGEQVQVIKSLSESSGDKSACSEQEQVSPQGGKNAGESDNESEEVDDIELIFTTEETKELGMLQEDLVSITEAENWQPGSVLVKFSDADHFDELPEEAQETDGEDRGSIEDAKDASKESNLTKVWTQSVLVETDISKCGVVDEIEQQGRVSRRNTLPNPLIHQPIVRDPLPGSRGHGTVLFSASPRSATVKFSPVVSKTSGSECKQSPVRPILSEKNAIKRESEAQTDITALPSHWKSESYLAHKVAHNFTTLPSKFTLPVQQLPNKYSLRLSEKTREARRTLLSDINFTSMVPELSRSADHLCQDEVEGGCTGVVGPALCRNYPHAHAYMKNVNGGHDGHTGSSLISPGYSHFRDYGKDAWSPSCDCSQSGPISYGSSQNRLGWDSVPGSTRYRGSLTSITHQSSYEYPESKRRYSWRPSPDSYHKAGVPQKPTWGSVPSSPTRCRWGHVTPFAPSYATPQSEADLYTPSYWSAKQPQARLSKARTRNRVTFFDAPLHHRGHPGQSLPDLRADMELESGDSTDSLIDEAEEYLRRSIDSMLTGTDWSRTVKRRQVRRVSEPDPIREFRPPKSAHPFLPKIPRDLKLDYFVKVITNEGRVMVGRVRYVGSVPTKDEPYVGVELPQDAGNSDGSFEGRRFFDSDPDKAVFVPFKKVVMAWSI